In Labrus mixtus chromosome 13, fLabMix1.1, whole genome shotgun sequence, a single genomic region encodes these proteins:
- the ppig gene encoding peptidyl-prolyl cis-trans isomerase G yields the protein MGIKVQRTRCFLDIGISNVLVGRVVVELFSDVCPKTCENFRCLCTGEKGVGKGTQKPLHYKGCLFHRVVKDFMIQGGDFSEGNGRGGESIYGGFFEDESFAVKHNKEYLLSMANRGKDTNGSQFFITTKPSPHLDGVHVVFGHVISGQEVVQTMENQKTDPNSRPYSEVKVLNCGELIPKSKAKKEEKKKERASSSSSSSSSDSDSSSKSSSESEESEKESKKKKKAKKLKKKQKKQEKKKPEAESAEEKEQEDLVTSTLRPEEIPPIPENRFLMRRSPQAVQNPKEEPEKNERNRDERQRESAGISFNSRSAYNRRLVMTRSGRKIKGRGPRRYRTPSRSRSRSRDRFRRSETPPHWRQEMNRQRMRAVTGERWIKGDKGDMSEAKDDAAKAPRRERKTSNTRHENTAEGKKDKKDKKTRSDRSKSKDEDTAEKDEKQNKHKAKKRDKSQSRSKSREKSKRSKSREREKKNKSDDRRGRSRSKERSANKKEKESESNHSKDREKGHDKKESDKKESDKKNKEDTKGRNGERTRTKSKSKERLATKDRHRSSSRNRDKGRAAVSKEKEDRDRARERSRSQERRHNSERENKKRGSSRDKERRTRSPDRNKPRDSHRGRRSRSKSNKRDHSKERSSHRKDRDREATSRRRRHSSSSSSERDEKRKSRKSPDTKRGKANSTSKSRERRSPAKPRPDSTRGKDDRNDSKRKKSSSSSSSDSD from the exons ATGGGCATCAAGGTCCAGCGCACACGCTGCTTCCTTGACATTGGAATCAGTAACGTGCTCG TCGGCAGAGTTGTGGTGGAACTGTTTTCAGACGTCTGTCCCAAGACTTGTGAAAACTTCAGATGCCTATGCACAG GTGAGAAAGGCGTCGGGAAAGGAACCCAAAAACCCCTCCACTACAAAGGATGTCTGTTCCACCGAGTTGTCAAAGACTTCATGATTCAAGGAGGAGACTTCAGTGAAG GTAACGGAAGAGGAGGCGAATCCATCTATGGAGGCTTTTTTGAAG ATGAGAGCTTTGCTGTTAAACACAACAAGGAGTACCTGCTGTCTATGGCAAACAGAGGCAAAGATACTAATGGATCACAGTTTTTCAT AACAACAAAACCATCACCACATCTGGATGG CGTCCATGTGGTTTTTGGTCATGTGATCTCTGGCCAAGAGGTTGTTCAAACCATGGAGAACCAGAAAACTGACCCTAATAGCCGACCATATTCCGAAGTGAAAGTGTTGAACTGTGGAGAGCTCATTCCCAAATCTAAAG caaaaaaagaggagaaaaagaaggagcgAGCCTCCTCCAGTTCCAGCAGTAGTTCCAGTGACTCTGATAGCTCATCAAAATCTTCCTCTGAGTCCGAAGAGTCCGAGAAGGAAtctaagaagaaaaagaaggccaaaaagctcaaaaagaaacagaagaagcaggagaagaaaaa GCCTGAGGCTGAAAGTGCTGAAGAAAAGGAACAGGAAGATTTGGTCACTTCTACTCTACGTCCTGAAGAAATTCCTCCCATCCCAGAGAATCGGTTTCTCATGAGGAGGAGTCCTCAGGCAGTCCAGAATCCCAAAGAGGAGCCTGAAAAGAATGAACGTAACAGAGacgaaaggcagagagagag TGCTGGCATATCATTCAACTCTCGGTCAGCATATAACAGAAGACTGGTGATGACACGGTCTGGGAGAAAGATTAAAGGCAGGGGTCCAAGG CGGTACCGGACTCCATCACGCTCTCGTTCAAGGTCCAGAGATCGATTCCGGCGCAGTGAAACCCCTCCACATTGGCGTCAGGAAATGAATCGTCAGAGGATGAGGGCGGTCACCGGAGAGCGCTGGATCAAGGGAGACAA AGGTGACATGAGCGAAGCCAAGGATGACGCTGCTAAAGCtccaagaagagagagaaagacgtcTAACACAAGGCATGAAAACACAGCTGAGggtaaaaaagacaagaaagacaagaaaactcGGTCAGACAGATCCAAAAGCAAAGACGAGGACACTGCAGAGAAGGATgagaagcaaaacaaacacaaggcaAAGAAAAGGGACAAATCTCAAAGCCGCAGTAAAAGCAGGGAGAAGAGCAAGAGgtcaaagagcagagagagggagaagaagaacaaaagtgATGACAGACGAGGTCGCTCAAGGAGCAAAGAACGCAGTGCtaataagaaagaaaaggaatcCGAATCCAATCATagtaaagacagagagaagggtCATGAtaaaaaagagtctgataagaaagagtctgataagaaaaataaagaggatACCAAAGGAAGAAATGGGGAGAGGACTCGGACAAAGTCAAAGAGCAAGGAACGATTAGCTACAAAAGATAGGCACAGGTCTAGTAGCAGGAACAGGGATAAGGGCAGAGCTGCAGTgtcaaaagagaaagaagacagagacagggcAAGAGAGCGCAGCAGGAGTCAGGAGAGACGACACAACAGTGAAAGAGAGAATAAGAAGCGGGGCTCATCCAGGGATAAAGAACGGCGGACAAGAAGTCCAGATAGAAACAAGCCTCGAGACTCGCACAGAGGCCGACGCTCCAGAAGCAAGAGCAACAAGAGAGACCACAGCAAAGAGCGCTCGTCTCATAGaaaggacagagacagagaggccaCCTCCAGGAGGAGAAGACatagcagcagctccagcagcgaAAGAGATGAGAAAAGGAAGAGCCGAAAGAGCCCAGACACCAAAAGAGGCAAAGCAAACAGTACCTCAAAATCGAGAGAAAGGAGGAGCCCGGCCAAGCCCAGACCTGATAGTACAAGAGGCAAAGACGACAGAAACGACAGCAAGAGGAAGAAATCGAGCTCAAGCTCAAGCTCTGACAGTGACTGA
- the cfap210 gene encoding cilia- and flagella- associated protein 210: MAAEVQYGRRRGSSRRADEANKMIKPADLHQVTVLNKAEWQRIQDQLNQVNREKESLREEAKEREKLYLHSKEVVKTWTNTIAGQRQKKLEAKKIREQIEEEKRKQLDKEEAEYKEQKRKEAIEKAKTQLYYQTDRVKGLHGALLLTEVLKEREAQIELKQRIQSASKDVEKHYIDVVTIREDEAKRKDQEKALEKKLEKRAVAEDLKTQIKEVKQLREQEKKENKKEGEETQQLQEIYQWEQRMEEKRQEEQKRELMQAHLEHLTNRNLIKAADEQKREAEEQQRKLFLSAKQKMMRLRKDKEKELFNEAQSRRERILDKLTVKQQEQTVDEEQKIAKAVAEQEARQARQQWEEYEKKATMLKSIAEHRELMMKEKEQEEKKAEQVNKDALQAKKEADRIFSEKQQLKAQKIKDDRRKLQDFYAGQMAEKEEKHLRLRKEEYEYEVKKAELIAEEENQFQQYSRQVINKAAEAQRNVFPLCKAAKEGIGGGLGPVFNGVRPSYLVQDCTGAQMPKYVSGVTHSVKKLNETVDIQDAKKRLGFTW, encoded by the exons ATGGCAGCGGAAGTTCAGTACGGTCGACGAAGAGGCTCCAGCAGGAGAG CTGACGAAGCCAATAAAATGATCAAGCCTGCAGACCTGCATCAAGTCACTGTCTTAAACAAGGCTGAGTGGCAGAGAATTCAAGACCAACTGAACCAAGTGAATAGAGAAAAGGAGAGTTTGAGAGAGGaagcaaaggagagagaaaagctcTATTTGCATTCAAAGGAGGTGGTGAAGACATGGACCAATACCATCGCT GgtcaaaggcaaaaaaagctaGAGGCGAAAAAGATTCGGGAGCAGattgaggaggagaaaagaaaacaactcgATAAAGAAGAGGCTGAATACAAGGAGCAGAAGAGGAAAGAGGCCATTGAAAAAGCAAAGACTCAGCTGTACTACCAAACAGACCGTGTTAAAGGACTACAT GGTGCACTTTTGTTGACAGAGGTGCTGAAGGAGAGGGAAGCTCAGATTGAACTGAAGCAAAGAATCCAGAGTGCCTCCAAAGATGTGGAGAAACATTACATAGATGTGGTGACGATCAGAGAGGACGAGGCCAAAAGGAAGGACCAGGAGAAAGCACTCGAGAAAAAGCTTGAAAAACGGGCTGTTGCAGAGGACCTGAAAACCCA GATCAAGGAAGTTAAGCAACtgagagagcaggagaagaaagagaacaagaaggagggagaggaaaccCAACAGCTTCAAGAGATCTATCAGTGGGAGCAAAGAATGGAGGAAAAGAgacaggaggagcagaagagggAGCTCATGCAAGCTCACCTG gagCATCTCACCAATAGGAATCTTATTAAAGCAGCCGATGAACAAAAACGAGAAGctgaagagcagcagaggaaactTTTTCTCTCTGCGAAACAAAAAATGATGAGGCTgcgaaaagacaaagaaaaggaatTGTTTAA tgAGGCCCAGTCACGCAGAGAAAGGATCTTGGACAAACTGACGGTGAAACAGCAGGAGCAAACTGTGGATGAAGAGCAGAAGATTGCAAAGGCTGTCGCTGAGCAGGAGGCGAGACAAGCACGACAGCAGTGGGAGGAGTACGAGAAGAAGGCTACGATGCTGAAGTCAATCGCTGAACACAGAGAACTCATg atgaaagaaaaggagcaggaggagaagaaggcaGAACAGGTCAACAAAGATGCACTCCAGGCCAAGAAAGAAGCTGACAGAATATTTTCGGAGAAACAGCAACTCAAGGCTCAGAAAATCAAAGACGACAGGAGAAAACTACAGGACTTCTATGCAGGACAAATG gctgaaaaggaagaaaaacatctgCGGCTAAGAAAAGAGGAATACGAGTATGAAGTGAAGAAGGCCGAACTCATCGCTGAAGAGGAAAACCAGTTTCAGCAGTATTCCCGGCAGGTCATCAACAAAGCGGCGGAGGCTCAGAGAAATGTGTTCCCGCTTTGTAAAGCTGCAAAGGAAGGGATCGGAGGAGGACTGGGGCCTGTTTTTAATGGAGTCAGACCGAGCTACCTTGTTCAGGACTGCACTGGAGCTCAAATGCCCAAATATGTGTCTGGTGTTACCCACAGTGTGAAAAAGCTCAATGAAACTGTAGATATTCAAGATGCTAAGAAGAGACTTGGCTTTACATGGTGA
- the phgdh gene encoding D-3-phosphoglycerate dehydrogenase — MAPISIKTVLISESVDPRCRAILEENGIRVTEKQNMKKDDLIAEIKNYDGLVVRSATKVTADVIDAADNLKIIGRAGTGVDNVDVDAATKKGIIVMNTPSGNTISAAELTCALLMSLSRHVPQAAMSMKQGNWDRKKFMGAELYGKVLGIVGLGRIGKEVASRMQSFGMRTIGYDPITPPEVTASWGVEQMSLEQLWPLCDYITVHTPLMPSTVGLLNDKSFAKCKTGVKVVNCARGGIIDEDALLRALQTGQCGGAGLDVFVEEPPKNRSLIDHPNCISCPHLGASTQEAQARCGEDIALQIVDMVNGKKLVGAVNAQVLASTFSQDSNQLIKLGEAVGAVLQSCTAAEKPFSHVKITTQGDCMKSSTSFMTSSVLVGLLNPKSGCCPNLINVLSLAKESGITVNQSHCASDEASSGVCKVEVMSNSCSYKASGSVQGGVPVLLELSESVFRQPVSLTGNLLFFKASANPQLLSSVAGCLASEGVEIESFSAPADRTGDLWYCVGISSLLSDLGALKPLVKDAAQLTV; from the exons ATGGCCCCTATCTCCATCAAGACTGTTTTAATCAGTGAAAGTGTGGACCCCCGCTGCAGGGCCATTCTGGAGGAAAATGGCATCCGAGTGACGGAGAAACAGAACATGAAGAAAGATGACCTAATCGCGGAGATAAAG AACTATGATGGCCTCGTGGTTAGATCTGCAACCAAGGTAACGGCTGACGTCATCGATGCTGCTGATAATCTAAAAATCATCGGGAGAGCGGGGACCGGTGTGGACAACGTGGATGTTGATGCTGCCACTAAGAAGGGTATTATTGTCATGAA CACACCAAGTGGCAACACGATCAGTGCGGCGGAGCTGACATGTGCCCTACTGATGAGCCTCTCAAG aCACGTGCCTCAAGCCGCGATGTCCATGAAACAAGGCAACTGGGATCGCAAAAAG TTCATGGGTGCAGAGCTGTATGGAAAGGTTCTTGGAATAGTCGGTCTTGGAAGAATAGGAAAGGAAGTCGCCTCAAGAATGCAGTCATTTGGCATGAGG ACTATCGGCTACGATCCAATCACTCCTCCTGAGGTGACAGCCAGCTGGGGGGTGGAGCAGATGTCTCTGGAGCAGCTCTGGCCGCTGTGTGACTACATCACTGTCCACACTCCCCTGATGCCCTCTACTGTCG GTTTGCTCAATGATAAATCATTTGCTAAATGCAAGACAGGAGTGAAGGTTGTGAACTGTGCACGAGGAGGCATCATAGACGAGGACGCTCTCCTCAGGGCGCTGCAGACCGGACAGTGTGGAGGAGCGGGGCTCGATGTCTTTGTTGAG GAGCCACCTAAGAATCGCTCACTGATCGACCATCCTAACTGCATCAGCTGTCCTCACCTGGGAGCCAGCACCCAGGAGGCTCAGGCTCGCTGTGGGGAGGACATCGCCCTGCAGATCGTGGATATGGTGAACGGCAAGAAGCTGGTTGGAGCA gtaaatGCACAGGTTTTGGCTAGCACGTTCTCCCAGGACTCAAACCAGCTGATCAAACTGGGTGAAGCTGTCGGAGCCGTGCTGCAGTCGTGCACTGCTGCTGAGAAACCGTTCAGTCATGTCAAAATCACCACTCAAG GGGATTGCATGAAGTCCTCCACTAGCTTCATGACTTCTTCAGTCCTTGTTGGACTTCTGAATCCTAAATCTGGCTGCTGCCCGAATCTCATAAACGTACTGAGCCTTGCCAAGGAGTCTGGAATCACG GTCAACCAGAGCCACTGTGCATCAGACGAGGCTTCCAGCGGTGTGTGTAAGGTGGAGGTCATGtcaaacagctgcagctacAAAGCCAGTGGTTCAGTTCAAGGTGGTGTGCCggtgctgctggagctgagTGAGAGTGTGTTCAGGCAGCCCGTCTCTCTTACCGGAAATCTACTGTTCTTTAAGGCCTCTGCAAAccctcagctcctctcctcAGTGGCTG